The Mauremys reevesii isolate NIE-2019 linkage group 21, ASM1616193v1, whole genome shotgun sequence genome has a window encoding:
- the CPLANE2 gene encoding ciliogenesis and planar polarity effector 2, translating into MAVSPGSVIVPDWHKSPEGKEYLATILRKNKRKFFGLIERPVLPPQMAADTASYKIFVSGKSGVGKTAMVAKLAGLEVPSAHHETTGIQTTTVYWPAKLRDSGRALIFRFHFWDCGEAALKKFDHILPACKEKADGILFLFSFTDRSSFDDLPSQISRVTEGSENLVKIVIGSKFDQFMHADVTERDLAEFRQAWRLPVLRMKSVNGPRLADGQTLDGRAGLAHVAHVLNGLAEHLWYQDQVMAGLVPAPQPGTEETSLG; encoded by the exons ATGGCAGTTTCCCCTGGATCTGTGATCGTCCCAGACTGGCACAAGTCCCCAGAGGGCAAAGAGTACCTGGCCACCATCCTGCGGAAAAACAAGCGGAAATTCTTCG GGCTGATTGAAAGGCCAGTGCTCCCCCCGCAGATGGCCGCCGACACTGCCAGCTATAAGATTTTTGTCTCTGGGAAAAGCGGCGTGGGTAAAACCGCAATGGTGGCCAAGCTGGCTGGCCTGGAGGTGCCCAGTGCGCATCATGAAACAACAG GGATCCAGACGACGACGGTATATTGGCCGGCCAAGCTGAGGGACAGCGGCAGGGCCCTCATCTTCAGGTTCCACTTCTGGGACTGCGGAGAAGCAGCTCTGAAGAAATTTGATCACATCCTGCCT GCCTGCAAGGAGAAGGCAGAcggcatcctcttcctcttctctttcACCGACCGCTCGTCCTTCGACGACCTCCCCAGCCAGATCTCCCGTGTCACGGAGGGATCCGAAAACCTCGTCAAAATAGTGATTGGCTCCAA GTTCGATCAGTTCATGCACGCCGACGTCACCGAGCGGGACCTGGCCGAGTTCCGGCAAGCCTGGCGCCTGCCCGTGCTGCGGATGAAGAGCGTGAACGGGCCCCGGCTGGCCGACGGGCAGACCCTGGACGGCCGCGCTGGGCTGGCGCATGTGGCGCACGTGCTGAACGGGCTGGCGGAGCACCTCTGGTACCAGGACCAAGTGATGGCCGGCCTCGTCCCAGCACCGCAGCCTGGCACAGAGGAGACATCCCTGGGCTGA